Part of the Arthrobacter sp. MMS18-M83 genome is shown below.
AAGTGCTTGATTCACCGACAGCAACTTCGGCCCCGCCACCTTTCGGGAAGGTGAAGATAGGCGAGGTGTGGTCGTCCCCGCTTTGAACGGCAACGTGTCAGATCCAACGACTAGGCTTATTTCCGTGAATGATCCCGTTTACAGCCTGTCGTGGCCACGTCCCCTGTTCGCATGGGAGGCCTCGCGCATCCTTACAACAGCTTCGGATGCTGACCTCCTTCCGTGGACTAAACATCTGCTCAGGGAAGCCTTTGAAGACGAGGGAGTGGCCGAGGCGTTCGAAGCAAAGATTTCAAGTCAGACGGCGGCCACAACATGGGGCATGCCGGCTCCGACGGCACATCCCGTGCGGCTCTGGCTTCAGGCCCTTCTTACAGACGAAGCCAGACTGGCGGCCTACCAGCCGCCGGTGTACTTTGCAGAGCGCCACTCTGGCGGGCATATCGACATCGAGCCAGACAGCCGTTTCACTTTCGCAGAGGACTTCATCGAGCTTCTGAACACGATGTCCACGGAGGGCTACTTCCCAAAAATCCTGCCCAAGGTGTGCGAGGACCGTTGGACGGAGCCAATCGACGTCTCGCGGGAACTCCGTCGAGCAACGAAGCAGGTAGTTGAATGGCCTCTTACCTCAGCGGCAGCCAAAATGTTGCCTGAAATGACTGTCTACTCATTAGTCGAGTACTTCAACGACCGTGCGCAGCGACCAAGAGCGGCCGAGTGGCACAACTGGAATGACTGCGGCTACGACTATTCCGACTTCAACCGTGAGTCAGGCGGTGCGGTTTACCGCTGGCGTGTCAACGCCTTACTCAGTTATCACAAAGCACCATTGAGGTTGGGCTCCGTTGGGGCGGAGCGAGGGCGCCTTATCCATTCATTCAGCCGAGAGCAGGATGCCCTGCTGACTCAGGAGGTTGAGAACCGGGTTGGAAGGCCCGCTGACGAGGTTGCGCACGCAATACGGATGTTTCGCGCCCGCGACGCTAACAACATTGACAAGCGAGCGGCCTTGGCCCTCCTCTACAAAAGACTGGAGCCCAAAAGAAAGTATCTGGAGGGGAAGACGACTAAGGGAGATCTAGAGGACATCTTCAATATCGCTAACAGGTACCACATCCGCCACAGCGTAGGGAAACAATTCAGCGAAGAACGCGAGGAGTACCTCGAATGGATGTTCTGGAACTTCCTTTCAATGGTGCGGCTTCTGGACGCCCTTGAGGCCAAACAAACGGCGGCAGAAAAGTCCCCATGATGTGCCTTCTAGTCGACAACGGCTGGCCAAAATCGGCGTTGGCGAGTAGCAGGCTACGACAAAATAGGCCGCCCACCGTCGCACTTACGTTATCGGTTGTTCTGTACGCTACGTACATTTTGCCGCATTTGCCGTAGCATCGAGTGCATGACCGACATAGCCATCACCGAAGCCCGGAACCATCTGGCAACCATTGTGGACACCGCACATCGCGAGCACGAACCGGTATTCCTCACGCGCCGCGGAATTCGGGTCGCCGCAGTGATTGATTCCGCCGAACTGGAGCGCCTTCGTGAAGCCGCGGAAGAACTTGAAGACATCCGGGCCGTCGATTTGGCATGGGAAGAGATGGAACAGACCGGTCAGACGCCGATCCCTTGGGAGGACGTCAAGCGCGACCTGGGTCTGACGTGAGATACAACGTCGTGGTCCTGCCGGCGGCCCTTCGGCAGTTGCGCAAGCTTCCGCCCGAGGCGCGTCGACGGATCCAAGCAGCCATCGAGTTGCTTGCCGAGACACCGCGCCCCCCTGGCGCCAAAAAGCTAACAGGACGGGTCGAATGGCGGGTTCGTACCGGGGATTATCGGGTGCTCTACCGGATCGACGACGGCCGGCTCGTCATCGTCGTCGTTCAGGCCGGTCATCGCCGCGAAGTCTACCGGGAGTGAGTCCAGTTACAGATTTCGCCCTGGTCATTCGGTTTGCTACTGAAAGGGACCTATCAGCCGCCCACCCAGTCACATATGAACGTGCAACCGGCGCGCCGCTTCCGAGATTGACCCGGTCAGCGAGGGGTACACCGTAAAGGTGCTCGCGACGTCGTCCACGTGCAGTTTTTGCTTCACGGCAACGGCGATCGGGAAGATCAGCTCCGAAGCGTTCGGCCCAACGACGACGCCGCCGATCACAGTGCCCGAACCCTTGCGCGCGATGATCTTGACGAAGCCGTCCTTGGTGTTGCGCATCTTGGCGCGGGCGTTGCTCAGCAGAGAGAGCGTGACAACGTCGCCCTGGTACTTGCCCGATTCGAGGTCGGCTTCCGAGACGCCCACCGAAGCGATTTCCGGTGAGGTGAAGATGTTGGACGCTACTTGGTGGAGCTTGATCGGCATCACGGCGTCGCCCAGGAAGTGCGCAACCGCAATGCGGCCCTGCATGGCCGCGACAGAGGCGAGGGCCAAGATCCCCGTGCAGTCGCCCGCAGCGTAGATGTTCGGCGCCGTGGTGCGGGAAACGCCGTCCACCTTGATGTGGCCGGACTCCGTGACAGCCACACCTGCCTCTTCCAACCCGATTCCGGCGGTGTTGGGGATCGAACCCACGCAGACCAAGCAGTGGCTGCCCGTCACCACGGAACCGTCGCCCAAGATGACCTGGACGCCGGCGTCGGTCCTTTCCACAGCTTCCGCGCGGGAGCGGGACAGAACACGCACGCCGCGGCGCTTGAAGACACCTTCGAGGACCTGGGCCGCGTCGGTGTCCGAGCCGGGTAGCACCTGGTCG
Proteins encoded:
- a CDS encoding type II toxin-antitoxin system Phd/YefM family antitoxin, translating into MTDIAITEARNHLATIVDTAHREHEPVFLTRRGIRVAAVIDSAELERLREAAEELEDIRAVDLAWEEMEQTGQTPIPWEDVKRDLGLT
- a CDS encoding type II toxin-antitoxin system RelE family toxin; the encoded protein is MRYNVVVLPAALRQLRKLPPEARRRIQAAIELLAETPRPPGAKKLTGRVEWRVRTGDYRVLYRIDDGRLVIVVVQAGHRREVYRE
- a CDS encoding NAD(P)H-quinone dehydrogenase, producing MTMHPDFSSPRIAILGGGPGGYEAAMVAAHLGARVTLIERAGLGGSAVLTDVVPSKTLIATADLMTRVAEAGELGVKFAVDGSDVAPGMRADLGHINDRVLHLAREQSDDIRVGLEHLDVEILMGSGRLLDNHTIEVVTSDGTKTITADAILLAVGAHPRELPTAKPDGERILNWAQIYNLDELPEDLIVVGSGVTGAEFASAYNGLGSNVTLISSRDQVLPGSDTDAAQVLEGVFKRRGVRVLSRSRAEAVERTDAGVQVILGDGSVVTGSHCLVCVGSIPNTAGIGLEEAGVAVTESGHIKVDGVSRTTAPNIYAAGDCTGILALASVAAMQGRIAVAHFLGDAVMPIKLHQVASNIFTSPEIASVGVSEADLESGKYQGDVVTLSLLSNARAKMRNTKDGFVKIIARKGSGTVIGGVVVGPNASELIFPIAVAVKQKLHVDDVASTFTVYPSLTGSISEAARRLHVHM